A DNA window from Bradyrhizobium sp. CCBAU 53421 contains the following coding sequences:
- a CDS encoding alpha/beta fold hydrolase, with protein sequence MPSFHHGDVEIAYVDEGAGEPIVLVHGFASSKNVNWIYPTWVSELVKAGRRVIALDNRGHGESAKLYDAAQYEIAIMASDVIALMDHLGIARADIMGYSLGSRMTAILARENPDRVRSAILGGIGIGLIEGGGPGEAVALALEAPSLDDVTDPVGRTFRAFADQTRSDRRALAACLRGSRRLMTREEAAGIGVPVLIAVGSKDEIAGSASALGRIIPGSQVLDIPNRDHMRAVGDKVYKTGVIDFLSQRI encoded by the coding sequence ATGCCGAGCTTCCATCACGGCGATGTTGAAATTGCCTATGTCGACGAAGGTGCGGGCGAGCCGATCGTGCTGGTGCACGGCTTTGCCTCGAGCAAGAACGTCAACTGGATCTATCCGACCTGGGTGTCGGAACTCGTCAAGGCTGGCCGGCGCGTGATCGCGCTCGACAATCGCGGCCACGGCGAATCCGCCAAGCTGTACGATGCCGCGCAGTACGAGATCGCGATCATGGCAAGCGACGTGATCGCGCTGATGGATCATCTCGGCATCGCGCGCGCCGACATCATGGGCTATTCGCTGGGCTCGCGGATGACGGCGATCCTGGCGCGCGAAAATCCGGATCGGGTGCGTTCGGCGATCCTTGGCGGCATCGGCATCGGGCTGATCGAGGGCGGCGGTCCCGGCGAGGCGGTCGCGCTGGCGCTGGAGGCGCCGTCGCTCGACGACGTCACCGATCCGGTCGGCCGCACCTTCCGCGCCTTCGCCGACCAGACCCGCTCCGACCGCCGCGCGCTCGCCGCCTGCCTACGCGGCTCGCGCCGGCTGATGACGCGCGAGGAGGCCGCCGGCATCGGCGTGCCGGTCCTGATCGCGGTCGGCAGCAAGGACGAGATCGCCGGCTCGGCGTCAGCGCTCGGCCGGATCATTCCGGGGTCGCAGGTGCTCGACATTCCGAACCGCGACCACATGCGGGCGGTCGGAGACAAGGTCTACAAGACCGGCGTCATCGACTTCCTGTCGCAACGAATATAG
- a CDS encoding gamma carbonic anhydrase family protein translates to MAIYELDGQGPDLPADGSYFIADNAVVIGKVRLKSAASVWFGAVLRGDNEWIEIGEGSNVQDNSTLHVDPGFPLTIGNNVTIGHNAIVHGCTLEDGVLIGMGSIVMNGARIRRGSVVGAGSVITEGKEFPENSLIIGAPARVVRTLDAAQAEALSRPAKSYAIRGPQYKAGLKKIG, encoded by the coding sequence ATGGCGATCTACGAACTCGACGGGCAGGGGCCCGATCTTCCCGCCGACGGCAGCTACTTCATCGCCGACAATGCCGTCGTGATCGGCAAGGTGCGCCTCAAATCCGCGGCGAGCGTCTGGTTCGGCGCCGTGCTGCGCGGCGACAATGAGTGGATCGAGATCGGCGAGGGCTCCAACGTCCAGGACAATTCGACCCTGCATGTCGACCCCGGCTTTCCGCTGACCATCGGCAACAACGTCACGATCGGCCACAATGCGATCGTGCACGGCTGCACGCTGGAAGACGGCGTGCTGATCGGCATGGGATCGATCGTGATGAACGGCGCGCGGATCCGGCGCGGCAGTGTCGTCGGCGCCGGCTCCGTCATCACCGAGGGCAAGGAGTTTCCGGAAAACTCCCTGATCATCGGCGCGCCCGCGCGCGTGGTGCGCACGCTTGACGCCGCGCAGGCGGAGGCATTGTCGCGGCCGGCGAAGTCCTATGCGATCCGGGGCCCGCAATACAAAGCCGGGCTGAAGAAGATCGGCTAA
- a CDS encoding DUF3126 family protein: MDVQEVRKLDAYLKRVFSNPKIRVVPRPKKDDSAEVYIGEEFIGVLFVDDEDDDRSFQFQMAILEEDLGEQG, translated from the coding sequence GTGGACGTTCAGGAAGTCAGGAAGCTCGACGCGTATCTCAAACGCGTGTTCAGCAATCCCAAGATCCGCGTGGTGCCGCGGCCCAAGAAGGACGACTCGGCCGAGGTCTATATCGGCGAGGAGTTCATCGGCGTGTTGTTCGTCGACGACGAGGACGATGATCGCTCGTTCCAGTTCCAGATGGCCATCCTGGAAGAAGATCTGGGTGAGCAGGGCTGA
- the cysE gene encoding serine O-acetyltransferase, with protein sequence MAVHQVNPQGSKLAALDPIWDRIRGEAEDILRREPELASFIYATVLHHERLEDSVVHRIAERLDHAALSGDLIRQTYGEALRDEPDIGNAFRADLVAVYDRDPATSRFIDPLLYFKGFHALQTHRLAHWLHQKGRKDFAFYLQSRSSAVFQTDINPAARIGRGIFLDHATGFVCGETAVIDDDVSILHGVTLGGTGKENEDRHPKIRHGVLIGAGAKILGNIEIGHCARIAAGSVVVKPVPHNVTVAGVPAKIVGEAGCAEPSRTMDQMLNAIGL encoded by the coding sequence ATGGCAGTTCATCAGGTCAATCCGCAGGGGAGCAAGCTGGCGGCGCTCGATCCGATCTGGGATCGAATCCGCGGCGAGGCGGAGGACATCCTGCGGCGCGAGCCGGAACTCGCATCCTTCATCTATGCGACCGTGCTGCATCATGAGCGGCTGGAAGATTCGGTGGTCCATCGCATTGCCGAGCGGCTCGATCACGCCGCGCTGTCGGGCGACCTGATCCGCCAGACCTATGGCGAGGCATTGCGCGACGAGCCCGATATCGGCAACGCCTTCCGCGCCGATCTCGTCGCCGTCTATGACCGCGATCCCGCGACCTCGCGCTTCATCGATCCGTTGCTCTACTTCAAGGGCTTCCACGCGCTGCAGACCCATCGTCTCGCGCACTGGCTGCATCAGAAGGGCCGCAAGGATTTTGCCTTCTACCTGCAGAGCCGCTCGTCGGCGGTGTTCCAGACCGACATCAATCCGGCGGCCCGGATCGGCCGCGGCATCTTCCTCGATCACGCCACCGGTTTCGTCTGCGGCGAGACCGCGGTCATCGACGACGATGTCTCGATCCTGCATGGCGTCACGCTCGGCGGCACCGGCAAGGAGAACGAGGATCGCCATCCGAAGATTCGCCACGGCGTGCTGATCGGCGCCGGCGCCAAGATCCTCGGCAATATCGAGATCGGTCATTGCGCGCGCATCGCGGCGGGCTCCGTTGTGGTCAAGCCGGTGCCGCACAACGTCACGGTCGCGGGTGTGCCGGCGAAAATCGTCGGCGAGGCCGGCTGTGCCGAGCCGTCGCGCACCATGGACCAGATGCTCAACGCGATCGGGCTTTGA
- a CDS encoding family 16 glycoside hydrolase: MSRSAIGFESTRIGVAPEGWTAAVTGSGDAKWTVENDATAPSKSKVLKQSGRATYPLLLKDNTSISDGFVEVGFKAVAGSQDRAAGIVWRAKDANNYYVTRANALEDNVVLYKTVNGVRSPLDIVGRKGGYGVDIKVPSNTWHTLRIDFKASRFIVSFNGKQLFEVEDSTFGDAGKVGLWTKADSVTLFDQITYGEAK, from the coding sequence ATGTCGAGATCCGCAATCGGTTTTGAGAGTACCCGGATCGGCGTTGCGCCTGAGGGTTGGACTGCCGCCGTCACGGGGTCGGGCGACGCAAAATGGACGGTCGAAAACGATGCGACGGCGCCGTCGAAATCGAAGGTGCTCAAGCAGTCCGGCCGCGCCACCTACCCGCTGCTGTTGAAGGACAACACCAGCATCAGCGACGGCTTTGTCGAGGTCGGGTTCAAGGCTGTCGCGGGCTCCCAGGACCGCGCCGCCGGCATTGTTTGGCGGGCGAAGGACGCGAACAACTATTACGTGACCCGCGCCAACGCACTTGAGGACAATGTCGTTCTCTACAAGACGGTGAACGGCGTTCGAAGCCCGCTCGACATTGTCGGCCGAAAGGGAGGCTACGGAGTCGATATCAAGGTGCCGTCCAACACCTGGCACACGCTGCGCATCGACTTCAAGGCCTCGCGCTTCATCGTATCTTTCAACGGCAAGCAATTGTTCGAGGTGGAGGATTCCACGTTCGGCGATGCGGGCAAAGTCGGGCTCTGGACCAAGGCCGACAGTGTGACGCTGTTCGATCAAATCACCTACGGAGAGGCGAAATAG
- a CDS encoding sulfite exporter TauE/SafE family protein codes for MDEMGLVLFAVAAFAGGFVSGFSGFAMGLVVSGVWLHIITPVQTAALIAGYGLLTQGYGILKLRQALNWRAIWPLCLGTTIGIPTGVVLLTYLSPVHLRFGVGTLLALYAIYSLARPAFKPMKIGIMADIAIGLVNGLVGGLTGLGGIVSTISCQWRGWTKDVQRAVFQPVLFAAFVVISISMGVTGAVTLETVKLYGLGLPFLLAGLWSGFRLYGTIDNEMFRKAVLALLLLAGLSLIAPPLVSSGA; via the coding sequence ATGGATGAGATGGGACTCGTTCTTTTTGCCGTCGCCGCCTTTGCCGGCGGGTTCGTCAGCGGCTTTTCGGGGTTTGCGATGGGGCTCGTCGTGTCCGGTGTGTGGCTGCACATCATCACGCCGGTCCAGACCGCAGCGTTGATCGCGGGCTACGGCCTGCTGACACAGGGTTACGGCATCCTGAAATTGCGTCAGGCGCTGAACTGGCGCGCCATCTGGCCGTTATGCCTCGGCACGACGATTGGCATCCCGACCGGGGTGGTCTTGCTCACCTACCTCAGTCCCGTCCATTTGCGATTTGGCGTCGGCACCTTGCTGGCGCTTTACGCGATCTACAGTCTTGCGCGACCGGCATTCAAGCCGATGAAGATCGGTATCATGGCTGACATCGCCATCGGCCTCGTCAACGGGCTGGTCGGCGGTCTCACCGGGCTTGGCGGCATCGTCTCGACCATTTCCTGCCAATGGCGCGGCTGGACGAAAGACGTGCAGCGCGCGGTGTTCCAGCCGGTGCTGTTCGCCGCCTTTGTCGTGATCTCGATTTCGATGGGCGTCACCGGCGCCGTCACGCTGGAAACCGTCAAATTGTACGGCCTGGGCCTGCCGTTTCTGCTCGCCGGATTGTGGAGCGGCTTCAGGCTGTACGGAACCATCGACAACGAGATGTTCCGCAAGGCGGTGTTGGCACTGTTGCTGCTCGCCGGCCTGTCGCTGATCGCGCCGCCGCTGGTCTCAAGCGGCGCTTGA